From one Triticum urartu cultivar G1812 chromosome 3, Tu2.1, whole genome shotgun sequence genomic stretch:
- the LOC125547411 gene encoding aspartic proteinase nepenthesin-1-like, which translates to NDFPELSQALIDTGSDLIWTQCSTCKQCVKQGLPLYNASKSDTFHPVSCNDTLCLANQEHSCRRDGSCNFGAFYGAGDARGTIDTEVFAFQNGSARLTFGCVDSLFISPGSLDEASGLIGLGRGPLSLVSQAGASKFSYCHTPYLRSNATAGASSHLFVGASASLSGDSPVMSMSFVQGPKEGTFYYVPLVGISVGQTRLPIPPAVFALKPNGSGGGVIVDSGTPTTGLAHGAYGPLREELRRQLNGSLVPSPADSEMDLCVAVTQEKKVPSMVLHFSGGADMVLPPENYWVPLDSSTSCMVMERSDDMSVIGNFQLQNIHLLYNLAKDELSFQTADCSKL; encoded by the coding sequence aatgactttcctgAACTTTCCCAGGCACTCATCGACACCGGCAGCGACCTCATCTGGACGCAGTGCTCCACCTGCAAGCAATGCGTCAAGCAGGGCCTGCCCCTCTATAACGCATCCAAGTCGGACACCTTCCATCCCGTGTCATGCAACGACACATTGTGCCTGGCCAACCAGGAGCACTCGTGCCGCCGGGACGGCAGCTGCAATTTTGGGGCCTTCTACGGTGCCGGCGACGCCAGAGGGACCATCGACACCGAGGTCTTCGCCTTTCAAAACGGCTCGGCAAGGCTCACGTTCGGCTGCGTGGACTCGCTGTTCATCTCTCCGGGGTCCCTCGACGAGGCGTCCGGCCTCATAGGGCTTGGCCGCGGCCCCCTGTCGCTCGTCTCTCAAGCAGGCGCCAGCAAGTTCTCTTACTGCCACACCCCCTACCTCCGCAGTAACGCCACTGCCGGTGCCAGCAGCCACCTTTTTGTTGGCGCCTCTGCGAGCCTTAGCGGCGACAGCCCTGTGATGTCCATGTCTTTCGTGCAAGGCCCTAAAGAGGGCACATTCTACTACGTTCCACTTGTCGGGATAAGTGTGGGACAGACAAGGCTGCCCATCCCACCTGCGGTGTTCGCTCTGAAACCAaacggcagcggcggcggtgtCATCGTCGACTCCGGCACCCCCACTACGGGTCTGGCCCACGGGGCGTATGGGCCCCTGCGCGAGGAGCTTCGGAGGCAGCTGAACGGGAGCCTCGTGCCGTCACCCGCTGACAGTGAGATGGACCTGTGTGTGGCGGTGACGCAGGAAAAGAAAGTGCCGTCCATGGTGCTCCACTTCAGTGGCGGAGCCGACATGGTGCTGCCGCCGGAGAACTACTGGGTGCCCCTAGACAGTTCCACGTCATGCATGGTCATGGAGAGATCCGACGACATGAGCGTCATCGGCAACTTCCAATTGCAGAACATCCACCTGCTCTACAACCTTGCCAAGGATGAGCTCTCTTTCCAAACAGCGGACTGCAGCAAACTCTGA